CTCATCGGTTTCGAGCACGCCGGTTAACACGTCCTCGTTCGTGTCGGCGTCGTGTTCGACGACCCGACCGTCCTCGAAGACGAGATGTGCGCCCGTGACCTCCCGGCCTTGGTGGTACAACGGCATGTCGAACAGCACTTCGCCGTCGACGGAGTCGGGAACTGGGGCGGTGAACACCTCCCCGCCAGGAAGGTTGTTCTCGGCGTCGTCGTTTTCGGTTACCATGCCGTCCACGGACATCGTCACGTCGGTCGTGTCCCCGCTGACGATCCGGACCTCACTGGCCGGATCGAGCCGCTTGACCATCTGATGTTGGTGCTGACGTTGGGTCGCCCAGTCTTTGTCGATGGCGTCCCACACGAAGTTCTCGTATGCTTCGGTGCTCATCTCGGCGAGTTGCGCGTAGCTCGTGCTCGGGAACTGGGTGAGACACCACCGCTGGGACAGCGCCATCTCTTGAACGGGTTTGTAGCTCCGCTGGTTCGCCGCCATCGTTTCCGGGGACACGTCACTTTCCTCCGTTGCGTTCACCCCGCCACGCACCCGGATGAGCGCGTCCGCGGCTTCATACAACGCCAACTCGTGGGCGGGCGTTTCGATCTCGTTCGCATCCACTGCCCGGAGGTACGCCCGCTTGGCTCGGCTGCTGTCGTCGAGAAACACTGGCGTCGCGCCGATGTCACCGATCGCTTCGTGGAGCGCGACAGCGAGGTCTTCTGCATCAGACGGAGCAGAGACGACCACGTTGTCGCCCGGCTGGAGATCTACAGAGTGATTCACGATGATCGACGCGTGCCGACGGATTCGTGCGTCCATACCCGGTGACTGTTTTTGCCGGAAAAACAACTTTCGAACCACCTTTTTCCGCGAGGGTAGCTTTGCTACCCTCGCGGAAAAAAGATAGGGCAAAAAAGCCGCTCGCTTCGCTCGCGGTGGGTACACTCTGTTACCGTACCGTTCCGCTACCGCTACAAGCGTACCAGTGTACAGCTTTTGAAGCAGTCTACCAAATGACAGTAACGTGTACTGATTTATGGTTCTACGAGTTCGAGACGCGGTAATGGCGTTTGAGCGCAACGTTGGTGGGATCGACCGAATCGTTCGTGGCGTGCTTGGAACTTGGTTACTCTTAGTTACTATAAGGGCCATGCTCAACGGCCAGCGAACGAAAGCATTCGCTACGGGCATCGCAAGCGTCGGGTTGTTGTTTAACGTCGTCATTGGCTGGTGTGGATTGAATGCGGCGCTCGGCGTCGATAGCTGTCAACGGTGAGTGAAGTAATTCGTAACAGCGGTAGCGGAGCGGTGGCAGTGCGGAAGCGGGGAAGACGCAGTACTGCGAGTGAAGCGAGTGGCTTTTTTTGGTCCAGATTTTTTGCGTGAGCGGTGGCCGAAGGCCACCCGAGCGGAAAAAAGGTGGTATGCATGATCGATCTACGAAGCGACACTGTGACCCGACCCAGCGATGCGATGCGCGAGAGCGCACGAGACGCGACGGTCGGTGACGACGTGTATCAAGAAGATCCGACCGTCAACGAACTCGAACGCCGCGCAGCTGAGCGGCTCGGAATGGAGGCAGCGTTGTTCGTTCCGTCAGGAACGATGGGTAATCAGGTTGCTGCACGGACCCACACCGAGCGCGGCCAAGAGATCCTCCTCGAACGGAACAGTCACATCTACCGGTGGGAGCTGGCTGGTCTCGCACAGCATGGAGCGCTCCAGACGCGTCCACTCGATGGAACCGACCGGGGGGTGCTCACGCCCGAAACCGTTCATGATGGCGTCGTCTCGGCCGACGGCCACCGTCCCGGAACGGGGCTGCTCGCGCTCGAAAACACCCACAACGCCGCCGGTGGCACTGCAGTTGCGCCCGACGCTATCGACGCCACGGCGCAGGCGGCCCACGATCACGGCGTTCCCGTCCACCTCGATGGTGCGCGGCTCGGTAACGCTGCCGTTGCTCAGGACGTCTCTCTATCCCGGATGACACGGGAAGTCGACTCGGTGATGCTGTGTCTCTCGAAAGGGCTCGGCGCGCCAGTCGGATCGGTGCTCGCGGGATCGGAAGCGTTCATCGAACGTGCACGGCGCGTCCGAAAGCTACTCGGGGGTGGTCTCAGACAGGCGGGTATCGTCGCGGCCCCCGGATTGCGCGCGTTGGACAACGTCGATCGCCTCGCGGCGGATCACGAGAATGCGCGCTTACTAGCGGAATCGCTGTCCGAGCTGCCCGGCTTATCAGTTCAAGAACCCGAAACGAACATTGTGCTCGTGGAAACCGAACGCACCGCAACAGCGTTTCTCGATCGGTGTTCGGACGTCGGTGTCGGTGGCGTCGCGTTCGACGATCACCTCGTGCGTTTTACCATCCACTGGGATGTCGACAGAGACGACATCGAAACGGCAGTTGATCGGATCGCTACCGTCTGCTGAGATCGCCCTCGTTCGACCGCCCCGATCAGTACACTGCGATCGCTACCGGCTGCTCGGAAAACACGACCGTACGAAAAGCGCCGATCATCGGTTCTTACCGTCCATTCCCTCCTGAAAGGCGAGTGCGGTTCGTCGGAACAGCAGGTACAACGCGAAAAGGAACAGTACGACGACAGCAAGCACGACGATGAGGAGTGGATCATTGAGATCGAACGCCATACCCCAACTCACGACGCTGTCATTAAAACCATTTCGTCCGTTCTGTGGGTTAGAACGGTCGACTCGGAACTATGAACGTCTCGAAGACGGTTCCATCCAGCGCACGAAGCCGCCCGGTGAATCCGTCGTCGGTCGGCTTGAGTGTCGCGTACGCCGGTCGATTGCCGCGTGGCTCGGCGTGACTCCCCGGATTGAGAAGCGTGTATTCATCGGTCGACCGAACCGTTGGAGCATGGGAATGACCGACGACGAGCAAGTCAGCGTGTTGTTGACGAGCGAACAGCGAGCGCGACGTTTCGGTGTGGTGGTGGCCGTGTATGACTGCGATCCGAATCCCATCGTGCTCGATGGTGTGCGTTTCTGGGAGTCGCTGTTGGACGGAAAGCGTGTCGCTGTTACCGGCAACACCGACGAGGCGCGAGCTTTCGGACTCGAACGCCGACAGCACGGATTCAGTAATGAGATCACCGGCGTGAATCACGAGATCCGCCTCTCGAACGGCAGTGAGTAACTGACCCGACAGTCGATGAGTAGTTCGTCCGTGGGTATCAGAAACGACGGTAATCATCGATAACGGTGGAGAAGCATACGGCACGTAGCCGCTCTAACAGTAGTTGCGTCTGTGAGAGTTCTCATTAGTATGTCAGTTCGGTTGGCCATGTGTGGGCCTCAGTCCGACAAAGACGGCCACGAGCGGTAGATATTTCGGTCGACAATCGGTTGAAGGGGTAATGGCGAGCAGCAAATCCGTCGTCATCGCGGCTTTCATCGCAAACGCAGCGATCGCAGTGTTGAAATTCCTCGGATTTCTTCTGACCGGCAGTGCAGCAATGCTTTCGGAGGTGTACCATTCGATCTCCGATACAGGAAACCAACTGTTTCTCCTGTTTGGTATCCGCTACAGCGGACGGGATCCCACTCAAAAACACCCGTTTGGCTACGGAAAAGCCCAGTTTTTCTACTCGTTTCTCGTCGCCGTGCTCCTGTTCGGGATCGCCGGCTGGGAGAGTCTTTCCCACGGGATCCACACGTTCACCCACCCCGAACCCGTTCGGGCCACGACAGAAACGCTGTTCGGGTACCGGTTTCCCTCCCACTGGGTCAACTACATCGTTCTCCTCGGTGCGATCGCCTTCGAGAGCTACGCACTCAAAACGGCCCACAACGGACTCACCCGACAGATGCACGAACACGACTGGAAAACCATCTCCGAGGCGTTCACGAAAACGAGCGACGTGACGACGCTGACGGCGTTCACGGAAGACACCATCGCTGTCGCTGGTGCCGGGATCGCACTGGGAGGTGTCTATCTCACGCGCGTTACGGGCGATCCACGGTACGACGCAGCCGCCTCGATCGGTATCGGCGTCTTGTTGATGGGGTTTTCGCTAGCGCTTGCGTGGGAAAACAAACGTCTCTTGCTCGGGGAAAGTCTCCCCTCCGAGAATGAGCGTTCGTTGAAAGAGCTGATTACCACCATCGACGGCGTTCACCACGTCGATGATCTCCGAACGGTGTTCTTTGGTCCTGAACACCTCCTCGTCGCCGCAAGTGTCAGCTTCGAAGCCACACTCACCACCGAAGGGATTGACGAGCGGATCTCTACGATCGAAACGACGCTTACCCAAAACGACGATCAGATCAAAACGGTGTACATCGAACCGGAAACGTGATGTTCCACCATTATCGGAACATCATGCAGGCAGAACCGAAGCCGATCGGCCGTCACACACCGTATCGTAGGGGAATACGCTTCTTTTGTCGATATTTTGTATAGTCCTTCCGATGGTTGGTGGATGGGTGAATAGTTATTACCCACCACTGAGATGAACACGAATAGAGACGTTGACTGAGGACACCCCGACGGGACCGATCATGTACCGAGAACAGACACCGAAACCGCCAGCGCGACCGGCGCGACAGCTACGGAACTGTGGAGCATAAAACGACCGTGAGAACTGTCCAGATGCCGTTTATCCAGATAAGACGGAGACGGACATGACGAATCGGTTGGGCAGAAGGGATCGGCTGTGGCGGTGGGGTAGTGCCATAATTATCGGAGGCTGTGGCGTCGTCACGGGCGCGATTCAGGGGTTGCATTTCGTTACAGACAGTCCGGAGTCGCTTCCCACGATCGCGTACAGCATCGTTCTTCCGCTTTGTCTGTCGGTCGGACTGATCGCTGCAGGGTGGTGGACCGGCCGGAGCAATCTCCCAGCACCGTACACGCTCAGAATTGCCAGTTGGAGCATCGCCGGAGGTGGCGTGTTTAGCGTCTCTGGGGGAATGATGATCCGATACCAGCAGTCGATGGGAATCATTCTGAGTGACCAGCTGTTCGTTATCATCAACGTGATCACTGGTGGCATGGCCATCGGGTTCGCGTTCGGGCTGTATGCGATCCGGATCAAACGCCAAGCCACGCAGTTAGACCGGTACCAACACCGACTGGAACGGGAACGCGACAGGTTCGTTGCGCTGTTCGATAATCTCCCCGATCCAGTCGTTCAGTACGATCTCACGGACGACACAGCAGTCATCCGAGTCGTGAATCCGGCGTTCGAGCGGCTATTCGACGTCGATGGCACCGCAGCCCATGGCACCCCTGTCAGGCAGCACCTCGTGCTGTCCAACCTCGAACAGTCGGCGATCGATCTCGATGCGACGCTCCACGCTGACACCGTGGTACAACACGAGGTACGGCTCAAGACGGCCGTTGGGATCCGAGATTTCCGCTTGCTCGTCATCCCACCCCAAGTAGCCACTGAACAGACCGGCCACATCATCGCTGCCGACATCACCGATCGAAATCAGCACGTGCGCAGGCTTGAAGTTCTGAATCGAGTGTTACGACACGACCTCCGTAATGCTGCGGGCATCATCCTCGGGAGTACCGACTTGCTCAACGAACGGCTTTCGGAGCAGACCCAGGTCGAAACCATTTATGAAGCGGCATCCGATCTCGTCGAACTCAGTGATACAGTTGGAGAAATAGAAAACGCGCTGGACTGTGACCAACGGACGAACGGACCGATCGCGTTGCGTGAAGTGCTCACGTCGTGTATCGAGCAGGCAAACGACGACTATCCCGACGCCGACGTTCGACTAGACAGCTGTGTGGATGGGCAGATCCCGGTCATCGCCAACGATCGAATCGATGTCGCGCTCGAAAACATCATCGAAAACGCCGTCGAACACAACGACTCGGATCAACCAGCCGTCTCTATCACTGTCTCGAATAAGATTTCCGATTTCGTTTCGATCGAAATCGCGGACAACGGTCCCGGGATCCCGAAGCGCGAACGGAACGTCATCGAACAAGGATCGGAATCACAACACCACCATTCGTTGGGATTGGGACTCTGGTTCGTCAACTGGATCGTCGTCGATTCCGGCGGGAACGTGACGTTCGATGACAACGAACCGCGCGGAAGCATCGTCACCATCCATCTGCCGAGCGCCACGCTCGACCACCAGCCACCGACTCCTTCGACGAACATCCCCAGCGAATGAATTTCAGATGCGTACTGATACGGGGAGTTTTTATAGACAGAAACGGACGTTGGAGCAGTTATGTCGCTCGAAACCATTAACGCAGGTGTCTGGACGCTCGTTCCACCCCTGCTTGCGATCGGATTGGCGTGGTACATCCGTGACGCACTCATCGGGCTGTTCGCCGGCATCGTCGGAGCGGGAATCGTGTACGGAGCGCATACACCGGTTGCAGTGGGCGTTCCAGAGGGACTCGCTGGGGGAATCTCCGGAATCGTTCTTGGTGGAGTGATGGGACTAACGGCTGTGCCAACGCTGATTGCCACGGCACCGCTGTTCGACGACCCGTGGTACGTCGAGAACGTGTTGATCGCCCTGTTCATGATCGGCGGCATGATCGGTCTCATGATCCGGTCTGGGGCGATTCAGGGCGTCCTCGAAGCGCTCGCGGCACGTGTCGATTCCCCGGCCGACGCCGAACGAGCGTCGTTTTTGGCTGGGATGATCATCCATATCGACGATTATTTCAATTGTCTAGTGGTCGGATCGATGATGCGACCGCTCACAGATCGGTACGACGTCTCACGGGCAAAGCTCGCCTACTACGTCGACAGCGCAGGGAGTCCAGCGGCTCGACTGGCGTTTTACTCGACGTGGGGGGTCGCACTCATCGGATTCATCGGACAAGGACTCGTTCAGGCACAAAAAGGGGGATCACTGCCGTCGGGGATGGGGAATCTCGTTTCGGGCACCGGGCAAGAGGCTAGCGCGGCCACCGCAGAACTGTGGCCGCTGTTTTTCAACAGCCTACTGTTCGGCTTTTACTCGTGGATCGCGTTGATTCTCGCGGCACTGGTCGCGTGGCAGGTGGTTCCGAACTTCGGTCCGATGAAACGCGAAGAAGAACGTGCACGCAACGGTGATGGTGTCATCGGTCCGGACGCCAGTCCGATGATCTCCGAAGAGATGGATCGGTACGAGATGGCCGATGTGGCCACTCCCGACTGGCGTAACTTCGCCGTTCCGATCGGGACGATGATCTTGCTCGCGTTTGCGGCGATGTTCTGGCGGGCGTCGCCGGTGATACAGGCCTCTGAGATGTCGACACTGTTTTCCATCGGCGGATACTCCCTGATCGTTCCTGACGGCGGGCAATGGTCGTTCAACATTGGCGATGTCAGGCTCGGACTGGCTGCCACTGGAGGACTGGTCGCGGCGTTCCTGTTGTACCGACTGCGGGGTGATATTCCGACGAACGCGGACGCAGCAGACGCCACCGTTCACGGCTTCAAAGGCATTCTCCTCGCTGCTGCCATCCTCACGCTGGCGAGTTCGATCCAAAACAGCGTTACGACGCTCGGGATCTCCTCGTTCGTTACTAACTGGTTCACGGGCGTCCCTCCTGCGATCATCCCCGTTGCGCTCTTTCTCGTGACTGCATTCATCAGCTTCTCCGATGGAAGCTCGTGGGCGACCTACGGTATCATGTTCCCGATCGCCATGCCCATCGCGTTCACGACGGGCACGAACCTTCCGCTCGTCATGGGTGCAGTGTTCAGCGGCGGTATTTTCGGTGATCATTGTTCACCCATCAGTGACACGACCGTTCTCTCTTCGAGTACGAGCGGCAGCGACCACATGGTCCACGTCCGGACCCAGATCCCGTATGCGCTAGTGACGGCGGGAGTCACGGCAGTACTGTTCGTCGTCTTCGGCGTGCTAGTCCCACAGGGATTCAGGATCCTTCCGTACTGATCGGACGCCACGCGCGTGGGGAGTGACCGCGACGGTTTTACGCACGAATCGAATACCGTGGGTAATGAGCACCCCCGATCCCGACGTGTACGAGCAGGGCCGTGGGATGGACGCGCACAATCAGGTGATGCGTGGAATTCGCGCGCGCAACCAGCAAACGTACGATCCCCACGAACCAACGCGCGTCTGGCTGGATGAAGACAACACGCCCTCCGGCGTTCACCAGTCGCTGACGATTATCCTCAACACCGGCGGCTGTCGGTGGGCGCGCGCTGGCGGCTGTACGATGTGTGGGTACGTCGCCGAATCGGTCGATGGTGGAACCGTCTCCCACGACGCGCTAATCGACCAGATCGAAGCGTGTCTCGAACACGAACGCGAGCACGCCGACGCGCCCGCCGACCTCATCAAGATCTACACGTCCGGCTCCTTTCTCGACGAACGGGAAGTGCCAGCCCAAACGCGCCGAGCCATCGCCTCGACGTTCGCCGACCGCGAACGCATCGTCGTCGAAAGCCTTCCCGATTTCGTCGATCACGAGAAGCTCGAAGATTTCACCGCTACGGGCCTCGACGTGGACGTTGCGATCGGTCTCGAAACGGCGACCGACCGCGTTCGACACGACTGCATCAACAAGTATTTCGATTTCGAGGATTTCAGACGAGCGAGCGAGATTGCGAGCGCTGTCGGAGCAGGGATCAAAGCGTATCTCCTGATGAAACCGCCGTTTCTCACCGAATCCGAAGCCGTCACCGACATGAAACGGTCGATCCGTCGGTGTGCCGAACACGCTCACACCGTCTCGATGAATCCGACAAACGTCCAGCGACACACGATGGTCGAGGAACTGTACCACGAAGGCGGCTACCGGCCACCGTGGCTCTGGTCGGTCACCGACGTGCTCCGAGAGACGGCCGATGTCGATGCCATCGTCGTCTCCGATCCCGTCGGTCACGGCAGCGATCGGGGACCACACAACTGTGGGGAGTGTGACGACCGAGTCCAAACCGCCATCAAGGATTTCGACCTCCGACAGGACCCCTCCGTGTTCGAACAAGTGTCATGTGATTGTAAATTGACGTGGAACGCGGTGATGGAACGGGAAACGGCCTACGGAAATCCATTACTTCATTGATACTCGTGCGGGAGAACGTTCGGGTTTAAGGTTTCTCGCAAGAATTCTTTCGTAAGATGGTCACCCCCGTCGGCTCCGACGATGTTTTTATTCGGTTGCTGCATCGGCGGATAGAGTTCCTACGGTGTCTCGAATCATCTCCCAGACAGAAACCGGAGATGGTAGATCGTCTCGAATGGTCGCGGTCAACCGTCGACCGTGCCGTTCGGGAACTCCAACAGGCCGGATTGCTAAAGCGTAGCAAAGAGGGGTATACGACTACACTCGCCGGTCGACTCGCCGCTGCCACGTACACCGAATTCACCGAGATGGTCTCTGATGTGCACACGGCCACGCCGCTGCTCGAAACGCTCGATCGGGAGTACCCTGTACCCATGGCGTCCCTATGGGGCATAGAACCCGTTCCAATCGACGACCATACACCGTATGAGATTCCAACAGAGCTTCGGGAAGCGATCGAAGATGCCCACTCGCTCACAGCGCTTATGCCGGTCATCTCTGACCCGATCATACTGGAATTTTGCCAATCGCAAGCGGTGGAAGGTTCCTTAGATCTCACCCTGATCGTCGGACCGAATCTATACGATGCGCTTCACGAACGCTCCCCGGACACGCTTTCAGTGTTATCTCACCACGGACAGCGGTTCTTACGCGCAGCCCACTCACCACCACATCCCATGTTCCTTCTTGAAGGGTCTTCGGGACGGGAGGGGTTCGTCATCGTCTACGAGGAAGGGGCACATTCCGCGATGTTTCGGAACCGCCGCCAAGGTGCGTTCGAGGCTGCACAGGAGTACGTCGACTCGATCATCGAGCAAGCGACGGAGATCACTGACACAGGGGAGACGATGAAAAGACAGACTCCCATGATGGGCCCTCAGCAACGATCCCAGCCCGGCAGGACCGATAGCCACCCTCTAAGCGTGCTCGAGCGGGAAGGGTTCATCGAGCTGACCGACGCGTACATCGAATCTCACGAGCCGGGAGAGCCGACGACGAGCTGGCGAACCGGGATCGACTTCGCCGAGATCGCTGTTGGACACGCCATCGAACGCACGTACGACGGCGATCGTTCTCCGAGCACGGAGACGGACTCGCAAGCGTCATCTACTGGCGTCGAAGAGCCTACCAGCGGGCGGGCATCACTCGTTGGGACACTTCTCGATGGACTCAGTTCCGGGAACGACCACGCGCTAGTTGGACTTCCAGGCTCGGGAAAAAGCACGGTTTGTAAGATGGTCGCCTATCGGTGGCACGAGACCGACCGCGGAGACGTACTTTACCGAGAGGGAGGAGCTGGTCGGACGTTCACCAGCACGGCGGCACTTCGTGCTCGGCTACGTGAATGTGAGGGCCACGCCCTGATCGTCATCGAAGACGTCCTTTCACCCGAGGCCAAGGCCGTGTTTCGGGTGATGGCTGACTACCGTGACGATCCGGCGGTGACGTTCCTCGTCGAATCGCGTGAACACGCGTGGGCTGATCCGTCGGCGTCCTCTTCAGGGTTGGCACCCCGGCTCGACAGCTACCGAACCGAATCGATCGACTGCGTGCGAATGCCAGCGCTAGATATCATCGAATGCGAACGTCTCATTCGCCACTTCGAAGCGATGCAGGGCCGACAACTCGCCATTGAAGTCTCCGATCTTCTCGACTCCCCCGAACAGAGCAGCGATCCCGCCACGTTGCTCGTCGTACTCCATCGGCTCGTGTTGTCGGTCGATCCACTCGCCTCGGTTCGAGACACGACTCCGACAACGCTCACAGAGGACGTTCGACGAACGTTCGACGATCTGCGAGCGGTCGGTGATCGGGCGCTCGACGTCGGCGTGCTCGTTTCGTTGCTCAACGCTGCCGACATCGGCGTACATCCCGAACTCGTCTACGCACTCACCTCGGAAACGACCGAAGCGATCGAAGAAGCCCTAGCGCTGCTAGAAGGACGCGTCATCTTCGACCGATCCGACAGCGACGACGAGAACGAAAACAACGGAATGCCGTCCTACCGATCGGTTCACAAATCGTGGTCCGTACTGTTTCTCAGACAGCTCCACGAACGGGTGACCAGTGTCGACGAGATGCGGGCTGCACAGCGTCGATTCGGTCGGGTTGTCACAGCTCTGTTGTCGTTAGCCGACGACCAGACCAAGCGGGCCTGTATCGACTGGCAGAGTACTGGCACCTCAACCGTGATCAAAGAGATCTCCGCCGATCCACAGGCGTGGGCCGACGAGACCACAGAACGTCTCTTCACCCTTGGTCTCACCCATTCTTCGCTCGTTCCGTTGTTCGAAACGAGCGCGAATTCGTGGATCGAACTTCCCGAGGCGTGTTCGGACGAGATGGAAATTCGCTGCACGGAGTGGTGTGGACGGATGGCTTTACAGGCGGGAGCGCCGGATCAGGCAGCGACGGAGTTCGAACACCTTGCTGCGCTGGCAGAC
The sequence above is drawn from the Halocatena salina genome and encodes:
- a CDS encoding aminopeptidase, which produces MDARIRRHASIIVNHSVDLQPGDNVVVSAPSDAEDLAVALHEAIGDIGATPVFLDDSSRAKRAYLRAVDANEIETPAHELALYEAADALIRVRGGVNATEESDVSPETMAANQRSYKPVQEMALSQRWCLTQFPSTSYAQLAEMSTEAYENFVWDAIDKDWATQRQHQHQMVKRLDPASEVRIVSGDTTDVTMSVDGMVTENDDAENNLPGGEVFTAPVPDSVDGEVLFDMPLYHQGREVTGAHLVFEDGRVVEHDADTNEDVLTGVLETDEGARRLGELGIGMNRDIDQFTYNMLFDEKMGDTVHMALGKAYDDTVGPDRERNDSAVHVDMIVDMSEESFIELDGEVVQRNGRFVFEDGFEAT
- a CDS encoding YgaP family membrane protein; this translates as MAFERNVGGIDRIVRGVLGTWLLLVTIRAMLNGQRTKAFATGIASVGLLFNVVIGWCGLNAALGVDSCQR
- a CDS encoding threonine aldolase family protein, translating into MIDLRSDTVTRPSDAMRESARDATVGDDVYQEDPTVNELERRAAERLGMEAALFVPSGTMGNQVAARTHTERGQEILLERNSHIYRWELAGLAQHGALQTRPLDGTDRGVLTPETVHDGVVSADGHRPGTGLLALENTHNAAGGTAVAPDAIDATAQAAHDHGVPVHLDGARLGNAAVAQDVSLSRMTREVDSVMLCLSKGLGAPVGSVLAGSEAFIERARRVRKLLGGGLRQAGIVAAPGLRALDNVDRLAADHENARLLAESLSELPGLSVQEPETNIVLVETERTATAFLDRCSDVGVGGVAFDDHLVRFTIHWDVDRDDIETAVDRIATVC
- a CDS encoding DUF7859 family protein is translated as MAFDLNDPLLIVVLAVVVLFLFALYLLFRRTALAFQEGMDGKNR
- a CDS encoding metallophosphoesterase, with translation MITVVSDTHGRTTHRLSGQLLTAVREADLVIHAGDLITESVLSAFESESSRLVGVAGNSDTLSVQQRLPETHTIEHDGIRIAVIHGHHHTETSRSLFARQQHADLLVVGHSHAPTVRSTDEYTLLNPGSHAEPRGNRPAYATLKPTDDGFTGRLRALDGTVFETFIVPSRPF
- a CDS encoding cation diffusion facilitator family transporter, with amino-acid sequence MASSKSVVIAAFIANAAIAVLKFLGFLLTGSAAMLSEVYHSISDTGNQLFLLFGIRYSGRDPTQKHPFGYGKAQFFYSFLVAVLLFGIAGWESLSHGIHTFTHPEPVRATTETLFGYRFPSHWVNYIVLLGAIAFESYALKTAHNGLTRQMHEHDWKTISEAFTKTSDVTTLTAFTEDTIAVAGAGIALGGVYLTRVTGDPRYDAAASIGIGVLLMGFSLALAWENKRLLLGESLPSENERSLKELITTIDGVHHVDDLRTVFFGPEHLLVAASVSFEATLTTEGIDERISTIETTLTQNDDQIKTVYIEPET
- a CDS encoding ATP-binding protein, translated to MTNRLGRRDRLWRWGSAIIIGGCGVVTGAIQGLHFVTDSPESLPTIAYSIVLPLCLSVGLIAAGWWTGRSNLPAPYTLRIASWSIAGGGVFSVSGGMMIRYQQSMGIILSDQLFVIINVITGGMAIGFAFGLYAIRIKRQATQLDRYQHRLERERDRFVALFDNLPDPVVQYDLTDDTAVIRVVNPAFERLFDVDGTAAHGTPVRQHLVLSNLEQSAIDLDATLHADTVVQHEVRLKTAVGIRDFRLLVIPPQVATEQTGHIIAADITDRNQHVRRLEVLNRVLRHDLRNAAGIILGSTDLLNERLSEQTQVETIYEAASDLVELSDTVGEIENALDCDQRTNGPIALREVLTSCIEQANDDYPDADVRLDSCVDGQIPVIANDRIDVALENIIENAVEHNDSDQPAVSITVSNKISDFVSIEIADNGPGIPKRERNVIEQGSESQHHHSLGLGLWFVNWIVVDSGGNVTFDDNEPRGSIVTIHLPSATLDHQPPTPSTNIPSE
- a CDS encoding Na+/H+ antiporter NhaC family protein, translated to MSLETINAGVWTLVPPLLAIGLAWYIRDALIGLFAGIVGAGIVYGAHTPVAVGVPEGLAGGISGIVLGGVMGLTAVPTLIATAPLFDDPWYVENVLIALFMIGGMIGLMIRSGAIQGVLEALAARVDSPADAERASFLAGMIIHIDDYFNCLVVGSMMRPLTDRYDVSRAKLAYYVDSAGSPAARLAFYSTWGVALIGFIGQGLVQAQKGGSLPSGMGNLVSGTGQEASAATAELWPLFFNSLLFGFYSWIALILAALVAWQVVPNFGPMKREEERARNGDGVIGPDASPMISEEMDRYEMADVATPDWRNFAVPIGTMILLAFAAMFWRASPVIQASEMSTLFSIGGYSLIVPDGGQWSFNIGDVRLGLAATGGLVAAFLLYRLRGDIPTNADAADATVHGFKGILLAAAILTLASSIQNSVTTLGISSFVTNWFTGVPPAIIPVALFLVTAFISFSDGSSWATYGIMFPIAMPIAFTTGTNLPLVMGAVFSGGIFGDHCSPISDTTVLSSSTSGSDHMVHVRTQIPYALVTAGVTAVLFVVFGVLVPQGFRILPY
- a CDS encoding archaeosine biosynthesis radical SAM protein RaSEA produces the protein MSTPDPDVYEQGRGMDAHNQVMRGIRARNQQTYDPHEPTRVWLDEDNTPSGVHQSLTIILNTGGCRWARAGGCTMCGYVAESVDGGTVSHDALIDQIEACLEHEREHADAPADLIKIYTSGSFLDEREVPAQTRRAIASTFADRERIVVESLPDFVDHEKLEDFTATGLDVDVAIGLETATDRVRHDCINKYFDFEDFRRASEIASAVGAGIKAYLLMKPPFLTESEAVTDMKRSIRRCAEHAHTVSMNPTNVQRHTMVEELYHEGGYRPPWLWSVTDVLRETADVDAIVVSDPVGHGSDRGPHNCGECDDRVQTAIKDFDLRQDPSVFEQVSCDCKLTWNAVMERETAYGNPLLH
- a CDS encoding tetratricopeptide repeat protein; translated protein: MVTPVGSDDVFIRLLHRRIEFLRCLESSPRQKPEMVDRLEWSRSTVDRAVRELQQAGLLKRSKEGYTTTLAGRLAAATYTEFTEMVSDVHTATPLLETLDREYPVPMASLWGIEPVPIDDHTPYEIPTELREAIEDAHSLTALMPVISDPIILEFCQSQAVEGSLDLTLIVGPNLYDALHERSPDTLSVLSHHGQRFLRAAHSPPHPMFLLEGSSGREGFVIVYEEGAHSAMFRNRRQGAFEAAQEYVDSIIEQATEITDTGETMKRQTPMMGPQQRSQPGRTDSHPLSVLEREGFIELTDAYIESHEPGEPTTSWRTGIDFAEIAVGHAIERTYDGDRSPSTETDSQASSTGVEEPTSGRASLVGTLLDGLSSGNDHALVGLPGSGKSTVCKMVAYRWHETDRGDVLYREGGAGRTFTSTAALRARLRECEGHALIVIEDVLSPEAKAVFRVMADYRDDPAVTFLVESREHAWADPSASSSGLAPRLDSYRTESIDCVRMPALDIIECERLIRHFEAMQGRQLAIEVSDLLDSPEQSSDPATLLVVLHRLVLSVDPLASVRDTTPTTLTEDVRRTFDDLRAVGDRALDVGVLVSLLNAADIGVHPELVYALTSETTEAIEEALALLEGRVIFDRSDSDDENENNGMPSYRSVHKSWSVLFLRQLHERVTSVDEMRAAQRRFGRVVTALLSLADDQTKRACIDWQSTGTSTVIKEISADPQAWADETTERLFTLGLTHSSLVPLFETSANSWIELPEACSDEMEIRCTEWCGRMALQAGAPDQAATEFEHLAALADDPPASVDADCLEARCLKYQGTVAFRRSEYDRAESFYNRSRRAYRAAGDEQGEADVVNNLGIVAWSRGELAAAKERLQWSLDRYQKLGDHVAAADARFNRAMVLNVEGDTETATEQYQVCLDRYRSAGNSRSEANALNNLGVLKRECGELDTAERHLTRAFDTYRDVGDELGQAGSLHGLGYVAQIRGNFERAVEYYERSLDRYRDASDTHGVARCLHDHATLDRRRGRLDAAKQRYERSYDLRVDIGDQRGIAECLISLGRIALRTGAIETALDRVKCGLDRYRQHGDVRGEATALELLGALYRNTGRTERAKDSLDRSLERTRESNHRLGEARTLRELGRLAEVHDDLERAKEHHESALSTFSDIGARPDVVETCHELVAICEALDEPETAATHRNTAIEFECVIGTDHDTLNRRTDGRTTSQPPPSTDGTTNS